The following proteins are encoded in a genomic region of Bacillota bacterium:
- a CDS encoding recombinase family protein yields the protein MGAAKTVKVIPATTIRFTPNQTNRVPKRRVAAYVRVSTDTDEQLSSYEAQVDYYTRYINGKEGREFVNVYTDEGISATSTKKREGFNRMISDVLAGKIDLNDTLVC from the coding sequence GTGGGAGCAGCAAAAACAGTTAAGGTTATACCTGCAACAACCATACGATTTACACCGAATCAAACAAACAGGGTTCCCAAACGAAGGGTTGCCGCATATGTACGGGTTTCTACCGACACCGATGAGCAGCTTTCAAGCTATGAGGCCCAGGTGGATTATTACACACGGTATATTAACGGGAAAGAAGGCAGGGAGTTTGTTAATGTATACACTGACGAGGGTATTTCAGCTACCAGTACAAAAAAGCGTGAAGGTTTCAACAGAATGATTTCCGACGTATTGGCAGGCAAAATAGACCTTAATGATACGCTGGTGTGTTGA